Part of the Moraxella ovis genome is shown below.
TTTTGTTTTTCGATATAAAATGACTTTGGCTGAGGCTGAAGAATTAACCAATTTAGTTATTTTAGACCAAGTTGGAAATCAGTTAATAGATAAATACAGAAAAAGTCCATCATCACTCAGCCATAGTGAACTGATGGCACTGGGAAACATACTAAACTACTATTATGCTGGTGGCAGTAGTTTATCACATATTCAGTCCATGCTCACAAATCATACCGGCTCCACCTTAAAGCCAAATGACTATCTGTTTAATAGGGGCACAGGTGGTGAACATGAAAAAATGTTTTGGGATGCTGCAACACAACGCAATATAAACAAGCAGGTTAGTGATGTCGCATCTTTGGGTGGCGATGCTGTATTTGCAGCTCCTGGAAAGGTAATGAATGTTGTTCGCATTGCCACAGGCAGCACTATGATAGCAAGCGGCATTCAGAGTGTTAAACAAGGAAAAACAGGACAAGGCTCTTTTCAGGTTGTGGCTGGAACTTTAATGTTTGTGCCTATTGGTAAAAAAGCAATCCCTACCAATCAACTAAGTTTATCTGGCACTATTAGCCATGTAAATGGGTATGCTACCAGCTCTTATAGTGGCATGAGGCTAAATTTGGATCTTAGAACTACTGAAGCAGCAAACTCTCTTATTGAGAGCTTGCGTTCAAATGGAAGGTTGCCTAGTCATTACATTACAAAAATTGAGGCGGGGAAAAATGGATGGCAAACAGGAAAGGCTTTAAATAGCACAAACCCAGGTAAGCAAATTGGAGGAGATATCTTTTGGAATACTCCCAGTGTTGTACCTAATGCACCTAGGAGAATCTGGTATGAGGCGGATGTTGGTCTTAAAAATACCATATCCAGATCAAAACAACCAGGTACAAGACTCTTGTATTCAAACGATGGTTTGTTATATATTACAACAGACCATTATCAATCTGTAACTTTTATAGGGAGATGGAAATGAATCAAATTATGATTGATGGTAATATTGTTAAAACTGAAAAAGATTTTCATAGAACCTTAGCAATTCAGTGTGATGTAACAGAGTTTTATGGGCATAATCTTAATGCTCTTTGGGATTTGCTTTCCTGGGGGGTGGAAAGACCAGTTTGTATTATTTGGAATAATTCTGAAAATTCAAAAAAATTCATGGGCGCGTCAGTATTCTACCAAATCATTAATGTCTTACAAAGAGTTAAGGAGCAAGATGAGAATTTTGGCTGGGCAGATCGTTTTGATTATATAATAAAATAGACTTCAGGCTAATTATAGCTCATAAGATAACCAGCGATAGTCCTGTAGGGTGGACTTAGTCCACCTATGCTACTTGTCAAAGCTAGATACCACCACAAATGAGCTCATCAACAACCTCTCTCACAAACTTGCCGCAGGTCTGACAGGCTGCCTATCCGCCAAAGACAAATCTTGTGAAGCAGGAGCAGTTGGTGCTATCATAGGTGAGATGGTGGGTGATTGGATGGTGAATGATCATGAAATCATCACACCTGATGGTGACAGAATTCTTGTATTAAGCGATCACGACAAACAACAAATCCTAAACACCGCCAAACTCACCGCAGGCTCTGTAGTGCTATTGTGCGATGCAGGACTAAATTTCAATTACCAACCCTTATAAGTATTAATCGCAATACATAAATCTTTCCATCCCTGCCAATATTCATTATCTTTTTGCTGCAAATACATTTGTTTGTCCCAGATATCATCCGCCCAGTAGCTAACTGGTTCTCTACCAATGACTTTCAGTGGGTGTTCACCTCCTCTGATTAGCTTTTCGTACTTATCAGGGCTGATTAAATAACTGATTGTTTTTAGCTTTTTGTCGCTTTGCTTAATATTTTTGAGAGCTGCAACGAACTCCGGCTGATCTCGAGCACCTGTAACACCTACCACATGACTTAAGTGAATATTGGTATCAAATACTCTTGCTTGCCTAACGCTGTATTGCTTGATAATCAGTACTTCTCCTGCTTCGCTATTATTTCTGATAAAAAGAACTTGCTCAACATCATTAAAGCTCTCCTCTGGTGTAAAACAAAACTCCACAAAACTTTCCGCTGAAAACATTGATGGTGCGCGTAGTGTAGGATAGCACGCTCCCATGTCAAAACTTAGCCATTCAGGGCTGGCGCCTAAAAAATGTGCCAACATATCTAGTTGTGCAAAGGTGGGTTCAAGTCTGCCTTGAAACCACTTTTCTACCATGGATGCTCTATCAAAGCCCAAATCGTGAGCAATGAGTGCTGGAGTCAAGTATGGTGCACTAGGGATATGAGATAATTCACCCAACAGACTATTGAGTTTATCTCCAATATTTTTTGTTCTGTTGGAGGCTTGATGCCTTGTAATTAATT
Proteins encoded:
- a CDS encoding ribonuclease domain-containing protein, producing MWILAQVFLKIKSYLFKNLIFVFRYKMTLAEAEELTNLVILDQVGNQLIDKYRKSPSSLSHSELMALGNILNYYYAGGSSLSHIQSMLTNHTGSTLKPNDYLFNRGTGGEHEKMFWDAATQRNINKQVSDVASLGGDAVFAAPGKVMNVVRIATGSTMIASGIQSVKQGKTGQGSFQVVAGTLMFVPIGKKAIPTNQLSLSGTISHVNGYATSSYSGMRLNLDLRTTEAANSLIESLRSNGRLPSHYITKIEAGKNGWQTGKALNSTNPGKQIGGDIFWNTPSVVPNAPRRIWYEADVGLKNTISRSKQPGTRLLYSNDGLLYITTDHYQSVTFIGRWK
- a CDS encoding barstar family protein, with product MNQIMIDGNIVKTEKDFHRTLAIQCDVTEFYGHNLNALWDLLSWGVERPVCIIWNNSENSKKFMGASVFYQIINVLQRVKEQDENFGWADRFDYIIK
- a CDS encoding helix-turn-helix domain-containing protein, whose amino-acid sequence is MDKFKLEELITRHQASNRTKNIGDKLNSLLGELSHIPSAPYLTPALIAHDLGFDRASMVEKWFQGRLEPTFAQLDMLAHFLGASPEWLSFDMGACYPTLRAPSMFSAESFVEFCFTPEESFNDVEQVLFIRNNSEAGEVLIIKQYSVRQARVFDTNIHLSHVVGVTGARDQPEFVAALKNIKQSDKKLKTISYLISPDKYEKLIRGGEHPLKVIGREPVSYWADDIWDKQMYLQQKDNEYWQGWKDLCIAINTYKGW